The DNA segment TCTAAAAAAATCTAGTATAGCCATTATTTATTCCTCATTTCTATTTTTATTTTTTGACATTTCCAATAAGGTTTGGAGTACATCCTCCTTAATCTTTTTTTTATTCATATAACTTCTAGTAAAAACTACTTTCTGATCTTTAGTAAATATGTCGGCAAATTCTTTAACTGTAATAAATAAATCAGCGTCTTTACCTATAGCAGCATTTGAATCGATTGATTCCACTTCAATTTCTATACCATTATCTTTCGCTAACTCTTCAACTTTCATTTTCAGCATTAAACTACTGCCAATACCATTTCCACATACAGTAACAACTTTTAACATACCTAACTTCCTCCTTGTTATCTCTCTAAAATTTCGTTTATTTTATTAAATAACTCTCTAGCATTTGTTGCATCAATTAATTCAGTAATATTTTCTTCATCTTCTAGGATTTTAGATAATTGCTTTAAAGCTTTTAAATGACCTGTACTGTCCACAGCAGCAAGTATAAATATTAGTTTAACTTCTTTATCTTCATCGTATTCACTATCCATATTGAAATCTACTGGTTGGTCAAGATGCAGCAAACTTACACCTAATTTTGCTACACCTTCTTCAGGTCTAGCATGAGGAACAGCCACTTTCGGAGCTAAAACAATGTATGCTCCCATCTTTTTTACCATGCTGATCATTGCATTAATATAATTTCCATTAATGTATCCTTCTTTTAAAAGAGGGTCAGCAGCTATTGAAATAGCCTCTTGCCATTCCATTTTTTTATTAGTGAATTTTATTAAGTCTTCCTGTAATAACTCTGTCAAGTTTTTACCTCCTTCATAATTTCTATCAGTTTCATAGAGAATGTTAGAAATACTTTCATAAAGTTCTTTTCTATTTTCAATTGTTGCATGTTGTTCGATTGCTTTTATTAATTTTTGTATATCTAAATTTTGGATTCCAACTTCAATATCAAAATTTTGGCTTACTTCAGTCTTCAGGATCTCTTGTTCTACTTTATTTAAAATTGGCTTCGTTAAAAAAAGTTGCTTCTCTGTTTGAAAATATGTTGTAGAAAAAACCATATCGTAATCTTCTATACGTAATGCTTTTGCTTCCTCCAAACTATGCACACTACTAAATACAATCGAAGGAAATAACTCTTTCAATTGTGTTCTCATAATTAAAGAAGAACTTATTCCGTTTGGACAAATAGACAACCCTTTATAAGTTCTTTTTTCTTCCCTATTTAGAGACAAAAAGCCACCAAAATGTACTGTAAAGTAAGCTACTTCGTCTTCTGGTATTGCTTTACCAGTAAGTTCTGCTAAAGGTTCTAATCCTTTCTCAACTAAGTAATATAATTCATTGTATTCTTCCATTATTTGAGCTGTATATGGGTTTTTAGAAACAATATCGAATTTTATTCTGAAGTAAGCTGGCACTAAGTGTTCAAAAAGATTATCAAATAATTCTTTTGGATTTTCAAAGACGATACCCGTAATAGCTTGAACTCTTGCAATAATATTTTTTGTAACTTCTTTAAAAAATTCTTCTTCGTAAACCTTTTCATTTCCCTGAAGAGCACTCAACAACCTTATTGTTATATATATTTTTTCTTTTTCACAATTTTTATAAAAAATATCTTTTACAATAAAATGACTCATTTTGTATAAAGGGTGTTGTTCTAAATACTTTATATCTTTATCATCAAAATTAAGCTTAAATGAATTTTTTCTTTTCTGTAAAAAATCAAAAAAGTAAATAACTTCTTTTATTCTATCGTAGGTAAAGGTCACATTGTATTCTTTCGAAAGCTTTATAATCACTTTATTAATTATTTCTTTATTAGACGTGTATTCCCAAGATTCAAAAATATAGTTAATTAACCATTCTCCAATGGTTAAAGATAATATTTTTCCTATCGAATAAGAAACTAAGCTTCTTATATCATATTCTTCTCCTTTCAATTCGTAGCCACTATTTCTACTATAAATCAAATCAATTTTGTATCTTTCACAAATTTCTTTCACTTTCCTTAGATCCAATAACACTGAGTTTTTACTTAACTGAAGGAATTCTTGGTAATGATTATTGGAAATAATATCCGTTTTTATAAACGTGTATAAAATAATCATGTATACCCTTTCATCTTGTAAAATTAAATCTTTCTTTCGTAGTTTCTTCTTTTCAGCTTTCCATGCTACTTTTGATTCTTCAGAAAAAATAACTTTTTCATCTTCTAAAACTATTTCTGGAATTTTCATCATTATAAATTCAGAGTTAATTTTATTAAGCTCCTGCCAAAATTTTTTTTTTAGTAATTTGAAGAATACCTGAAATATTTGATACAGACCGTCCATCATTTTCCATCAAAGAATGAATAAAAAAAACTGACTCATTATTTAACATACTCTTCTCCTTTCATTTATCATCTTATGATAAAACGCTTACTTTTAAAACCATTATTGGGCCCTAGTTTATAGACTCACTTTTGGGACCAATAGTGCTTAAGTGAATTTTAGGGTAATGAATAAACTTGAATGCTTCCTATAAATAATGTTACTACATTTACTACAAAGTTATCTGAAACAACAAATTAATATCTATACTTCGTCCAATGTATATGAACTTAGAGAACCTTTAATTTTTTTTGGATACTAAATTAATTAATTGAGCTTTTTTGATCATAGAAGAAGGACCTATTGATTATTTAGATTTTAAATATACAGCCATCGAACATATGGTAAAAAAATATGTTCAGCAATTGCTAGAAATAAATGATGTATTTCTGAGCTTGGCAAATACAATAGCTATAGTCGTGCCTAAAAATGTGTTTGCTACTGGTCATGTTTTAATATGCGAGACTACATCAGAAAAAGCTGCTCTGTCTCCTAAACAATTAGTAAATCATTATTTTTCATAAAAGTTTAAGCTATTAGTTTTCAATAATAAAAATACCCGAGAGAGTTAAATTATTAGCTGCTCTAGGGTATTTTAAAAAAAATTTCACTTGTTTATTATATTACTTAGTGTTCAAATACATTTAAATCCGCTTTTAAATAATCAATTGCTCTTTTCAATCTTTCTAATCCATCTATTACCTTTTCTTTGGAGCACCCTATATTCATTCTCAGAAAATCTGGGCCGCCATAAATCGACCCATCCATAATGGCAACTCCACCTATGTTAACTAAGGCTTGCTGAATCTCCTCCATTTTAAAAGGGAATTCACTTATGTCTAGCCAAGCTAAAAATGTTGATTCTGGAATAGTGAACTTAATCTCCGGAATTTTTTGTTTCAAGTAATCAAACGTAAAATTCATTTTTCAGAGATATACACATTCAATTCATTAACGCATAAGATCCTATCAACCCAGAAGTATTAAAGGTTTTACTGGTTGAGGTACAAATAGCAACATTCTTTAATCCCTCTCTTTATCCCATAGATAAACTTATAAAACCATACACCTCTCACTACAATAAGAGTTGTATGGTTTTCCATCAAATTATCTTAATTTCCCTAAAAATGATTCGCCATGTTGTGGCTTCTTAACGCCAAAATACTCTGCTGCTGTAGCGGCAACATCTGACATCGTTTCTCTTTCTCCTATTTCTCTTCCTTCAAGTCCTTTACGGTAAATCAGCAGTGGAACTCGTTCTCTAGTATGTTGACTATGTCCAATAGTTGGATCATTTCCGTGATCAGCCATAACTATTAAAAGATCTTCTTCATCTAACCGTTTCATTACCTCACCAATATTTGTATCGCTTACTTCCAAACGATCAGCATAACGATTAACGTCTTCTCCGTGCCCTGCTAAATCAGTTTCTTGTACGTTCAAACAGATAAAACCATTGTCCATCTCGCTTATCTCTTGCAATGAGGAATTGAACAATTGCTGTGTATCGACACCAGGATAGAGGTGAGTACTTGAAGTCTGAATGATATCCGCTGCTTTACCGATCAATGCCACTGGAATGTTTTGATGATTCAAAATCGTTGGAATTTGTACCTCAGGGTTTATCCCGTATCCCAAATGAATAACTTGATACCCTTGATCGTATACGCCGGACTCCGGAGCATCCACACCAGCAAATTTATTTTGTTTCACTTTTCTGGCTTTCAATAAATCATTCAACACAATATGTTCTCCACCAAATACTATTACACGTGATACTTTTACCACTTCACGGATAGCTCTGCCTACCCGTTTGACTTCTTCAAAAGGCATAATATCAAGGCAAGCTGATACATTATATACTTGCCCTAAATCTGTCTCTAAATTGTCTCCAACAGTTGCACATTCGTTGATGACTAAGATTTTAGGTTCAGAATTTTTTCCTTCGCGCCGAACAGAATAGCCTTTTTTTACCAATTGTTGTTCTACTTCATCAATTACTTCATTAAAAGGCATATTAAAAGGAATCGGAGGGGTTGTGCCCATAATTTCCTGATGCCCTAGAAAAGAATCCGCACCTTGATGAGCTAAATTAGAAGTTCCCCAATTAGCTTTTTTTGATTTTTTCAGTTTTTCTGTTTCTTTACCAATGGCATTCATTAAACCTAATCTAACTAAATTTTTTATTTGAA comes from the Carnobacterium sp. 17-4 genome and includes:
- a CDS encoding PTS sugar transporter subunit IIB, encoding MLKVVTVCGNGIGSSLMLKMKVEELAKDNGIEIEVESIDSNAAIGKDADLFITVKEFADIFTKDQKVVFTRSYMNKKKIKEDVLQTLLEMSKNKNRNEE
- a CDS encoding BglG family transcription antiterminator, translating into MDGLYQIFQVFFKLLKKKFWQELNKINSEFIMMKIPEIVLEDEKVIFSEESKVAWKAEKKKLRKKDLILQDERVYMIILYTFIKTDIISNNHYQEFLQLSKNSVLLDLRKVKEICERYKIDLIYSRNSGYELKGEEYDIRSLVSYSIGKILSLTIGEWLINYIFESWEYTSNKEIINKVIIKLSKEYNVTFTYDRIKEVIYFFDFLQKRKNSFKLNFDDKDIKYLEQHPLYKMSHFIVKDIFYKNCEKEKIYITIRLLSALQGNEKVYEEEFFKEVTKNIIARVQAITGIVFENPKELFDNLFEHLVPAYFRIKFDIVSKNPYTAQIMEEYNELYYLVEKGLEPLAELTGKAIPEDEVAYFTVHFGGFLSLNREEKRTYKGLSICPNGISSSLIMRTQLKELFPSIVFSSVHSLEEAKALRIEDYDMVFSTTYFQTEKQLFLTKPILNKVEQEILKTEVSQNFDIEVGIQNLDIQKLIKAIEQHATIENRKELYESISNILYETDRNYEGGKNLTELLQEDLIKFTNKKMEWQEAISIAADPLLKEGYINGNYINAMISMVKKMGAYIVLAPKVAVPHARPEEGVAKLGVSLLHLDQPVDFNMDSEYDEDKEVKLIFILAAVDSTGHLKALKQLSKILEDEENITELIDATNARELFNKINEILER
- a CDS encoding aminotransferase class I/II-fold pyridoxal phosphate-dependent enzyme — its product is MNFTFDYLKQKIPEIKFTIPESTFLAWLDISEFPFKMEEIQQALVNIGGVAIMDGSIYGGPDFLRMNIGCSKEKVIDGLERLKRAIDYLKADLNVFEH
- a CDS encoding phosphopentomutase — encoded protein: MGKFIVIVLDSFGVGYMNDVSKVRPEDVGSNTAYHIIERKPDIQIKNLVRLGLMNAIGKETEKLKKSKKANWGTSNLAHQGADSFLGHQEIMGTTPPIPFNMPFNEVIDEVEQQLVKKGYSVRREGKNSEPKILVINECATVGDNLETDLGQVYNVSACLDIMPFEEVKRVGRAIREVVKVSRVIVFGGEHIVLNDLLKARKVKQNKFAGVDAPESGVYDQGYQVIHLGYGINPEVQIPTILNHQNIPVALIGKAADIIQTSSTHLYPGVDTQQLFNSSLQEISEMDNGFICLNVQETDLAGHGEDVNRYADRLEVSDTNIGEVMKRLDEEDLLIVMADHGNDPTIGHSQHTRERVPLLIYRKGLEGREIGERETMSDVAATAAEYFGVKKPQHGESFLGKLR